Part of the Archocentrus centrarchus isolate MPI-CPG fArcCen1 unplaced genomic scaffold, fArcCen1 scaffold_71_ctg1, whole genome shotgun sequence genome is shown below.
TTGACAgggagaaacctccagcagaaccaggctcttaaaggggacatatcatgcttttaaatccttccttttcatatgtaaatcattcacatgaggtctatataaagtagaactgcaatgctttggtatAAATTCTTTgttattgtagctccacagaccccttGTTTCCACCTGTCTTGAGGCGCATCTTACAACAACTTGCTTTGGTGCggtctttttaaatgtaaatggaaaatggatcccgagcagcagggaaaaaaggccggctgggtgactgtgaggaggaagtgtattcctaagcagaagccccgggtacaccaccaacctgttcacgtctctaaccatTTTTCTcgactcggcgacacacccgccgaggaacaaactctggttattggcgactctgttttgagaaacgtgaagctagagacaccggcgaccatagtcaaatgtcttccaggggccagagcaggcgacattcatggaaatttgaaactgctggctaaggctaattgtagatttggtaagatcgttattcacgtcggcagtaatgacacccggttacgccaatcggaggtcactaaaattaatattgactcggtgtgtaactttgcaaatacaatgtcggactctgtagttttctctgggcccctccccaatcagaccaggagcgacatgtttagccgcatgttctccttgaattgctggctgtctgagtggtgtccaaaaaacgatgTGGGCTTCAAAGATAATTGGCagagtttctggggaaaacctggtcttgttaggagagacggcatccatcccactttggatggagcagctctcatttctagaaatctggccaaatttattaaccctcctaaaacctgactacccagggttgagaccaggaagcagagctgcagtcttacacgctgctctgcagcttctctcctcctgccatccccccaaaacccaatccccatagagtcggtgcctgctcccagaccaccaaaaaacaaagctaaaataggcaaaaaactatttaagcataaaacttcaaaaacaataaataatacagcttcatcaactgcaccaaagaatgaaacaattaaatgtggattattaaacattaggtctctctcttccaagtccctgttagtaaatgatttacgagtcacagtaactgtcagaatgcttgaagcacaggtcgaggaggaggagtagcagcaatcttcaattccagcttattaattaatcacagacccagacaaagttttaattcttttgaaagcctgactcttagtcttgtccatcctaattgggaaaatcaaaaacctgttttatttgttattatctatcgtccacctggtccttactcagagtttctgtctgatttctcagactttttatctgatttagtgctcagttcagataaaatcattatagtgggtgattttaacatccatgtagatgctgagaatgacagcctcaacactgcatttaatctattgttagattcaattggcttctctcaaaatgtaaagaagcccacccaccactttaatcatactctggatcttgtcctgacatatggcatagaaactgaagacttaacagtattccctgaaagccccttcctgtctgatcatttctttgtaacatttacatttactttaatggattacacagcagtggggaataagttttattacagtagaagtctttctgaaagtgctgtaactaagtttaaggatctaattccttcattattgtGCTCTTcggtgccatgtgccaacacagtgcagagcagctacctaaactctgctcccagtgaggtcgattatctcgtcaatagttttacattctcactgcgtacgactttggatactgtggctcctctgaaaaggaaagcttcaaatcagaagtgcctgactccgtggtataattcacaaatgcacagcttaaagcagataacccgaaagctggagagggaatggcgtctcactaaattagaagatgctcatttagcctggaaaaagagtttgttgctctataaaaaagccctccgtaaagctaggacatcttactactcatcattaattgaagaaaataagaacaaccccaggtttgttttcagcactgtagccaggctgacaaagagtcagagctctgtagagccgagtattcctttcacgttaactagtagtgacttcatggatttctttacaaataacattttagacattagagaaaaaaattattcataaccatctcaaagatttatcttcatgttcggctgctttcagcactgctggtatttgtttagactctttggctccagttgatctttcagagttaacttcaatagttacttcctccaaaccagcaacatggttattagatcccattcctactagactgtttaaagaagtctttccaattattgatgcttcaatcttaaaaatgatcaatcagtctttattagttggctatgtaccacagaccttcaaggtggctgtaattaaacctctacttaaaaagccatcactgacccagctgtcttagctaattataggccaatctccaaccttccttttctctcaaagattcttgaaagagtagttgtaaaacagctaactgatcatctgcagaggaacggtttatttgaagagtttcagtcaggtttcagaatccatcacagtacagaaacagcattagtgaaggttacaaatgatcttcttacagcctctgacagtggactcatctctgttcttgtcctgttggacctcagtgcagcttttgatactgttgaccataacattttattacagagattagagcatactatagtattaaaggtactgcactgcagtggtttgaatcacatttatctcatagactccaatttgttcatgtaaatggggagtcttcttcacacactaaggttaattatggagttccacagggttctgtgctaggaccaattctatttacattatacatgcttcccttaggcagtattattagaaagcattgcatcaattttcattgttatgcagatgatactcagctttacctatcaatgaagccagatgacacacaattagttaaactgcaggaatgtcttaaagacattaagacctggatgacctctaatttcctgcttctaaattcagataaaactgaaattcttgtactcggccccacaaatcttagaaacatggtgtcaaaccagatacttactctggatggcattactttggcctccagtaacactgtgagaaatcttggagtcatttttgaccaggatatgtccttcaatgcacattttaaacaaatatgtaggactgctttgttgcatttgtgcaatatttctaaaattagaaacatcctttctcagagtgatgctgaaaagctaattcatgcatttattacttctaggctggactattgtaattcattattatcaggctgtcctaaaagctccctgaaaagccttcagctgatccaaaatgctgcagctagagtactgacagggactagaaagagagagcatatttctcccatattggcttctcttcattggctccctgttaaatctacaatagaatttaaaatccttctcctcacctacaaggtcttgaataatcaggccccatcttatctcaaacctcatagtactgtatcaccccaatagagcacttgaAGCTGAGCAAAATAACTGCTCATGTTGGTTCAACTGTGAAAGTCATTATTTTTTGCTCAGCCTTGGCTTTTACATGCGACGgtcattaattaattttatacCCATCATAAATGCCTCTAGCCACCCCAGCTTCTGTCTCAGCCTCCATAATAAACAGCATATGCTTGTAGTAGAAGCAGTCTGGACTGAGTCTTACCTTGGGTCCCCACCATCTTAGCTTGTTGCAGTCCTGACCTGCTTCTGCTGAATAAGCGGTTTGATGTTTGTGGAGGAAGTGTTTCATCCTTGCTGCTGTCCATTCCACCAGCTCAGTTTCACACCACATGCCCGCTCCACGCCTCTTCTGCCTCAGTTCCTTGTTTGTTCTCTGGCACCCACCTCCAGTGGGGTCCCTTCTGCCAGCCACCTGCTTGGCCTTGTGAATGGCTATATCACCACCTTGTGCCCAGCCTCCATCGGGATTGTATCTCCGCCGCCTGAACAGTCCCCCCTCACCTGAGACAACGGCTGCCTTCCCTGGCCCGGGCCATCCTCCACGGTCCTCTAAGCTCTCCAGCTTCCTTGTGCTCCTGCCACTGGTCTGCTTGACTCCTTTCCTCCATTGTTTTATTTGGTCATTTACTGAAatggacaaaaaacaaaaggaacagtAAACAGACTTGCATCATTTAGAAAACCAGAAACCACTCATCAGAACAGTGAGACATGATCCAGGGGCTCACATCATACTGTTTAACACATTCTGCAGAAGCCTCCTGATATCAGACCTCAGCCTTAGTTTTTCTACCATGTTtcatgatttctttgtttttgtctgtaatCTGTGTCCACCTTGAAAGTTTACACAACATCACTGGGCTGATACTGAAATAGAATCAATGACCTGATCAGGTGTTTCCTCCTGCAGGTGCCATACAGGAGGGAGGAGTATCTGAGCATCATGCAGGAATTCATCCGCTTCTCCATGTATGAGTCACACACCTCCTCACTGCTgcagaaattcatgaagtccaGCAACTTCATGGGGCAGACTTTAGACTTTGGGAGGCAGCAGTGTGATGGGATGCTGAAGAACGAGCGGCTGATGGCGATTCTGAAAGATGCCACGTTTGACGTCGTTTTGCAAGACTCATTGGTAATGTGCGGTGACTTGGTGGCTGACGTCCTCGGTGTGCCACTTGTCCTCTCGCTACGCTGCAGCATTGGCAGCGTCATGGAGCGACACTGTGGTCACGCCCCATCACCACCATCTTATGTCCCAGTAGTTCCTCTTCCCTACAGCGACTGCATGACATTCACGGAGAGGCTGATCAACATGGTGACGTACGTGGCGTCATCGTTACTAACCGAACTGGCCTGGAAGCTGTCGCTGGATAAATACTACAGTGAgatcaaaggtcagaggtcacattaTACTGATGTCATCGTCTGTCTGAACTCAAGAAGtttaaaaaacttttattttgaagtcatATTCCTTATTTCTTGTGTGGACAGGAAGTgccagcagtgtgtgtgagactctgGGAAAGGCTGATGTGTGGCTCATCAGGACATTCTGGGACATTGAGACCCCACGGCCAATCCCGCCCAACTTCAAACACGTGGGCGGTCTGCACTGCAAACCTGCCAATCAGCTGCCGGAGGTGTGAGCTCTGAAGACTCACAgtacttttattctgaaatagCAAGATGAATGATGATGTATTAATAGTGTCACATCTTCCAGGACCTTGAGGAGTTTGTGCAGAGTTCAGGCGATGCTGGCGTAGTCGTGGTTTCCTTTGGCTCCATGGTAACCAACCTGACGATGGAGCGCGCTAATGTCATCGCCACTGCCTTTGGACAAATCCCACAGAAGGTCAGAAGCTCCATCCACTCAAAAACATTCAGGGACTGGGTTATCAGCAGCTATTGATTACATTACTGATTACTTTCTGCAGTAATCATCAAAAACCAGATGAAGGTACAAGAAGCTCAGATGGTTTGTTTACCTGTAGGTTTATTTGTTTACCTGGGGGTTTCCTTCCCCTACCACCTGGTGTGTGTTTCATTCCTTTCAGGTGATTTGGCGTTACCGTGGCGATGCTCCAACTGCACTGGCATCAAACACGAAGATTTCTAATTGGATTCCTCAGAATGACCTGCTGGGTATGACTCATTCATCCTGTCAtaggatttcaaaataaaaggccTAATGAGgcttcttattttttatttaaaaaaaaaatctgtttccagaatgatttcacaataaaagctctgtttttttcctcctcaggtCACCCCAAAACACGAGTATTTGTGACTCACGGCGGCACTAATGGTCTGTATGAAGCCGTGTTTCACGGTGTGCCTCTGGTCGGTATCCCACTGTTTGGTGATCAGCATAATAATCTCGCCCGTATGAGTCGCCTCGGCACCGCCATCGTCCTCGACATCAGTCAATTGACGTCTGAGGAGCTGACAGAGGTGCTGCACACCATCATCAACCAGCCGAGGTAGGGGTGATTTTACTGTGACACAGTTGGTTTTTCATTTCCTGTTAATAACAAAATgccttgaagcgactgtttgtcgtgatttggcactatgcaaataaaactgagttgaatTAATACCCTAATCTTCATACATTTAAACCTGTCAAagttttatttcctgtctttgACACCAGTACTTCACACTAAAAGTGTACCACTGTTTAACAGTGACACAGCTgtgtgacttcctgtttgttcccCATGATGCACAGCTACAGGACCAAAATGCAGCGTCTGTCAGCGGTGCACCGTGACCAGCCAGTTACACCACTGAGTACCGCCGTCTTCTGGGTGGAGTTTGTGATGCGACATGGTGGAGCACGGCACCTACGGTTAGCATCACATGACCTGAACTGGTTCCAGTACCACAGCTTGGACACTGGTGCTGCCCTGCTGGTCGCCTTGATGACCGCTGCTGCTTTGTGGTGGACATGCATACGCAGCTTCCTGCAGCGGTGCAGATGGCGAGcaagaagagagaagaaggaCTGAAAggagtttttaaatttttaacgtgatacatgaaaatgttttgacATTGTGCAAAGGCGcaaggcagagccttcagctttcaggcccctcttctgtggaaccagctcccagcttggattcaggagacagacaccctctctatttttaagattaggcttaaaactttcctttttgatcaagcttatatgTAGTTAGAGCTGCTACTAAAGATAATTTTTGGTAGTcaaataatctgtcaattattttatcgATTAGTCAATGATTATTTAACttttacctcacctgttcaagcctgcacACCTGTTAAGATCACCTTGTTGTTTCttatcacaattaaaataatgacccataaaaatacgagtttgaaactaatcagatgtatttttaagattaatgtgaccatcacaataaatatcaaataattcaattcaattcaattcaatgttatttatatagcaccaaatcacaacaaacagtcgcctcaaggcgctttgtattgtgggtaaagaccctacaataatacagagaaaacccaacagtcaaaaacgaccccctatgagcagcacttggtgacagtgggaaggaaaaactcccttttaacaggaagaaacctccatcagaaccaggctcagggagggggggtcatctgctgtgagggggctgaggggagagaaaagacatgctgtggaagagagccagacatTAATacaaattaatgattaaatgcagagtggagtataaacaaagtaaataaggtgaatgaaaagaaacagtgcattatgggagccccccagcagcctaggcctatagcagcataactaagggagggttcagggtcacctgatccagccctaactataagcttgatcataaaggaaagttttaagcctaatcttaaaaatagacagggtgtctgtctcctgaatccaagctgggagctggttccacagaagaggggcctgaaagctgaaggctctgcctcccattctactcttaagtatcctaggaaccacaagtaagccagcagtctgagagagaagtgctctgttggggtgatatggtactatgaggtctttgagataagatggggcctgattatcattcatggaaatttgaaactgctggctaaggctaatcatagatttggtaagatcgttattcacgtcggcagtaatgacacccggttacgccaatcggaggtcact
Proteins encoded:
- the LOC115777755 gene encoding UDP-glucuronosyltransferase 2A1-like; translated protein: MMRVSTFPPLLLLPLALLLLLPVAPAHGGHVLAFPGEFSHWLNMRTILEELLKRNHSVTVLVPDASPSINYNNSYEAAKFNFLVFKVPYRREEYLSIMQEFIRFSMYESHTSSLLQKFMKSSNFMGQTLDFGRQQCDGMLKNERLMAILKDATFDVVLQDSLVMCGDLVADVLGVPLVLSLRCSIGSVMERHCGHAPSPPSYVPVVPLPYSDCMTFTERLINMVTYVASSLLTELAWKLSLDKYYSEIKGSASSVCETLGKADVWLIRTFWDIETPRPIPPNFKHVGGLHCKPANQLPEDLEEFVQSSGDAGVVVVSFGSMVTNLTMERANVIATAFGQIPQKVIWRYRGDAPTALASNTKISNWIPQNDLLGHPKTRVFVTHGGTNGLYEAVFHGVPLVGIPLFGDQHNNLARMSRLGTAIVLDISQLTSEELTEVLHTIINQPSYRTKMQRLSAVHRDQPVTPLSTAVFWVEFVMRHGGARHLRLASHDLNWFQYHSLDTGAALLVALMTAAALWWTCIRSFLQRCRWRARREKKD